One Saccharopolyspora erythraea NRRL 2338 genomic region harbors:
- a CDS encoding BCCT family transporter, producing MTDHPRTDWVVFGVTAAIMFGLVSWGVLATDSLSTSSQAAFSWMMSNLGWGFVLAATGFVVFALFLAFSRYGRIPLGQDGEKPEFRTISWIAMMFSAGMGIGLMFYGVSEPLSHFVDPPPGSVPGETDEAIKTAMATSLFHWTLHPWAIYAVAGLAIAYSSFRRGRKQLISAVFLPLIGKRNAEGPIGRLIDILALFATLFGSAASLGIGTLQIKSGMQAANWIGETGTTILVLIIVVLTICFIASAVSGVAKGIQWLSNINMVLAALLAVFVFVVGPTVFILNLLPTTLGSYLSDFGEMASRAGATGGPDMLDWLSSWTVFYWAWWISWTPFVGMFIARISRGRTIRQFIGGVLLVPSVVSLVWFAIFGGAAINTQQGGQPVYGDGSAEAQTFDVLAHMPLTLVTSVLVMVLVAIFFVSGADAASVVMGTLSQRGSIEPSKWVVIFWGAATGAVAAIMLVIGGGQETALQGIQNLTFIGALPFAIIMVLMCVALMRDLRSDRITLREEKGAEVLEQAVIIGTEEHDGDFQLEVSPAEPSENGDESEDDADSKAKSASGSE from the coding sequence TTGACCGACCACCCGCGCACCGACTGGGTGGTCTTCGGCGTTACCGCCGCGATCATGTTCGGCCTGGTCTCGTGGGGCGTGCTGGCCACCGACTCGCTCAGCACCAGCTCGCAGGCGGCCTTCAGCTGGATGATGTCCAACCTCGGTTGGGGCTTCGTGCTGGCCGCGACCGGTTTCGTCGTGTTCGCCCTGTTCCTGGCGTTCAGCCGGTATGGACGGATCCCGCTGGGGCAGGACGGCGAGAAGCCGGAGTTCAGGACGATCTCCTGGATCGCGATGATGTTCAGCGCCGGTATGGGCATCGGTCTGATGTTCTACGGCGTCAGCGAGCCGCTGTCGCACTTCGTCGATCCGCCGCCGGGCAGCGTCCCGGGCGAGACCGACGAGGCGATCAAGACCGCGATGGCCACGTCGCTGTTCCACTGGACCCTGCACCCGTGGGCGATCTACGCCGTCGCGGGTCTGGCGATCGCCTACAGCAGCTTCCGCCGCGGCCGCAAGCAGCTGATCAGCGCGGTGTTCCTGCCGCTGATCGGCAAGCGCAACGCCGAGGGGCCGATCGGCAGGCTGATCGACATCCTGGCGCTGTTCGCCACGCTGTTCGGCTCGGCGGCCTCGCTGGGCATCGGCACGCTGCAGATCAAGAGCGGCATGCAGGCCGCGAACTGGATCGGCGAGACCGGCACCACCATCCTGGTGCTGATCATCGTCGTCCTGACGATCTGCTTCATCGCCTCGGCGGTCTCGGGCGTGGCCAAGGGCATCCAGTGGCTGTCCAACATCAACATGGTGCTCGCCGCGCTGCTGGCGGTCTTCGTGTTCGTGGTCGGCCCGACCGTGTTCATCCTGAACCTGCTGCCCACCACGCTGGGCTCCTACCTCAGCGACTTCGGTGAGATGGCCTCCCGCGCCGGTGCGACCGGCGGTCCGGACATGCTCGACTGGCTTTCGAGCTGGACCGTCTTCTACTGGGCGTGGTGGATCTCCTGGACGCCCTTCGTCGGCATGTTCATCGCCCGCATCAGCCGGGGCCGCACCATCCGCCAGTTCATCGGTGGCGTGCTGCTGGTCCCCAGCGTGGTCAGCCTGGTGTGGTTCGCCATCTTCGGTGGCGCGGCCATCAACACCCAGCAGGGCGGTCAGCCGGTCTACGGCGACGGCTCGGCGGAGGCGCAGACCTTCGACGTGCTGGCGCACATGCCGCTGACGCTGGTCACCTCGGTGCTGGTCATGGTCCTGGTGGCGATCTTCTTCGTCTCCGGTGCCGACGCCGCCTCGGTGGTCATGGGCACGCTGTCCCAGCGCGGTTCGATCGAGCCGAGCAAGTGGGTCGTGATCTTCTGGGGTGCCGCCACCGGTGCCGTCGCCGCGATCATGCTGGTGATCGGAGGCGGTCAGGAGACCGCGCTGCAGGGCATCCAGAACCTGACCTTCATCGGTGCGTTGCCGTTCGCGATCATCATGGTGCTGATGTGCGTCGCGCTGATGCGGGACCTGCGCAGCGACCGGATCACCCTCCGCGAGGAGAAGGGTGCCGAGGTTCTGGAGCAGGCCGTCATCATCGGTACCGAGGAGCACGACGGCGACTTCCAGCTGGAGGTCTCCCCGGCCGAGCCGTCGGAAAACGGCGACGAGTCGGAGGACGACGCGGACTCCAAGGCGAAGTCCGCGAGCGGGAGCGAATAG
- a CDS encoding ABC transporter permease, translating into MGFLDYVASRWQLLLVDSYQHASMVVQCIVLATIVGVLVGVAVYRSPAGAAIATALSSAVLTIPSFALFGLLLPFLGLGVAPSVVTLVLYALLPIVRNTIVGLSTVDQPILDAARGIGMSRFGVLTRVELRLAWPAILAGMRVSTQMLMGIAAIAAYAKGPGLGNLVFSGLSQLGGANAVNMALAGTLGVIVLALLLDAIFVLIGRLTTSRGIRG; encoded by the coding sequence GTGGGTTTCCTGGACTACGTCGCCTCCAGGTGGCAGCTGCTGCTGGTGGACTCCTACCAGCACGCCAGCATGGTGGTGCAGTGCATCGTGCTGGCGACGATCGTCGGCGTCCTGGTCGGGGTTGCGGTCTACCGCAGCCCCGCCGGGGCGGCGATCGCCACCGCGCTGTCCAGCGCGGTCCTGACGATCCCGTCGTTCGCCCTGTTCGGCCTGCTGCTGCCGTTCCTCGGGCTCGGCGTGGCGCCGTCGGTGGTGACGCTGGTGCTGTACGCGCTGCTGCCGATCGTGCGCAACACCATCGTCGGGCTGTCTACAGTCGACCAGCCGATCCTGGACGCCGCCCGCGGCATCGGCATGAGCCGGTTCGGGGTGCTCACCAGGGTCGAGCTGCGGCTGGCCTGGCCGGCGATCCTCGCGGGCATGCGGGTCAGCACCCAGATGCTGATGGGCATCGCGGCCATCGCCGCCTACGCCAAGGGCCCCGGGCTCGGGAACCTGGTCTTCAGCGGTCTCTCCCAGCTCGGCGGCGCCAACGCGGTGAACATGGCGCTGGCGGGGACCCTCGGCGTGATCGTCCTCGCGCTGCTGCTGGACGCGATCTTCGTGCTCATCGGGCGCCTGACCACATCGAGAGGTATTCGTGGCTGA
- a CDS encoding ABC transporter ATP-binding protein, which produces MPGHGVEICLEEVSKRYHGQKQPAVESVTMTIPAGETVVLVGPSGSGKTTTMRMINRLIEPTSGRITIGGQDVLGLDPDKLRREIGYSIQHAGLFPHMTVGENVGMVPSLVGWDKSRIVERVEEMLDLVGLDPSEYRTRYPRQLSGGQQQRVGVARALAANPPVLLMDEPFGAVDPITRGVLQDELMRLQADLGKTIVFVTHDFDEAVKLGDRIAVLGDRSKILQYDTPEAILANPADDTVAGFVGAGAALKQLTLRRVREIELGQVPTAQADEPPWALRERLGTRRGAIGLVLDKRKRPLRWATAREAGAVSSLDRAGRPVEDSVSPASTLQDALEAILTDDDGVAVVTGSRGEYVGVVDIDTVMNTIKALREEYADDQETES; this is translated from the coding sequence ATGCCCGGGCACGGGGTGGAGATCTGCCTGGAGGAGGTTTCCAAGCGCTACCACGGGCAGAAGCAGCCCGCTGTCGAATCGGTCACCATGACGATCCCCGCGGGGGAGACGGTGGTGCTGGTCGGGCCGTCGGGCAGCGGCAAGACGACCACCATGCGCATGATCAACCGGCTCATCGAGCCGACCTCCGGGCGGATCACCATCGGCGGGCAGGACGTGCTCGGTCTCGACCCGGACAAGCTGCGCCGCGAGATCGGCTACTCCATCCAGCACGCCGGGCTGTTCCCGCACATGACCGTCGGCGAGAACGTCGGCATGGTGCCGAGCCTGGTCGGCTGGGACAAGTCGCGCATCGTCGAACGCGTCGAGGAGATGCTCGACCTCGTCGGCCTGGACCCCTCCGAGTACCGCACCCGCTACCCGCGCCAGCTCTCCGGCGGGCAGCAGCAGCGGGTCGGCGTGGCGAGGGCGCTGGCGGCCAACCCGCCGGTGCTGCTGATGGACGAGCCGTTCGGCGCGGTGGACCCGATCACCCGCGGTGTGCTGCAGGACGAGCTGATGCGCCTGCAGGCAGACCTGGGCAAAACGATCGTGTTCGTCACGCACGACTTCGACGAGGCGGTCAAGCTCGGCGACCGCATCGCGGTGCTCGGCGACCGCTCCAAGATCCTCCAGTACGACACGCCCGAGGCGATCCTGGCCAACCCGGCCGACGACACGGTGGCCGGGTTCGTCGGCGCGGGCGCCGCGCTCAAGCAGCTCACGCTGCGCCGGGTGCGCGAGATCGAGCTCGGCCAGGTGCCGACCGCGCAGGCCGACGAGCCGCCGTGGGCGCTGCGCGAGCGCCTGGGCACCCGCCGCGGCGCGATCGGCCTCGTGCTCGACAAGCGCAAGCGCCCGCTGCGCTGGGCGACCGCGCGCGAAGCGGGCGCCGTCTCGTCGCTGGACCGCGCCGGGCGCCCGGTCGAGGACAGCGTCTCGCCGGCCTCGACCCTCCAGGACGCGCTGGAGGCGATCCTCACCGACGACGACGGCGTCGCCGTGGTGACCGGTTCGCGCGGCGAGTACGTCGGCGTCGTCGACATCGACACCGTCATGAACACCATCAAGGCGTTGCGCGAGGAGTACGCCGACGACCAGGAAACCGAGTCATGA
- a CDS encoding ABC transporter permease — MSSQYASDSGSRRAERLRLLLQPVAVLAIVGSVLGWAFSQDLDEVTARSINATNIVSLTWQHFLLSLAVAVIVVVVAVPMGVLLSRPWARRVSPVVIGIANVGQAAPSVGLLVLFFLATKGSTGFWIAVLPIAVYALLPVLRNTMVGLQQVDRSLVDAGRGIGMSAVKVLLRIELPLSVPYILAGLRTALVLAVGTATLALFVGAGGLGELIDTGYKLNNWTVMCVGSVLAMALALLVDWLAALAEEYLSPRGLR, encoded by the coding sequence ATGAGCAGCCAGTACGCCTCCGACTCGGGGTCCAGGCGGGCCGAGCGGCTGCGGCTGCTGCTCCAGCCGGTCGCGGTGCTGGCCATCGTCGGCTCGGTGCTGGGCTGGGCGTTCAGCCAGGACCTCGACGAGGTCACCGCGCGCAGCATCAACGCCACCAACATCGTCAGCCTGACCTGGCAGCACTTCCTGCTGAGCCTCGCGGTGGCGGTGATCGTCGTCGTGGTGGCGGTACCGATGGGCGTGCTGCTCAGCAGGCCGTGGGCGCGGCGGGTTTCGCCGGTGGTCATCGGCATCGCCAACGTCGGCCAGGCCGCCCCGTCGGTCGGTCTGCTGGTGCTGTTCTTCCTGGCCACCAAGGGCTCCACCGGGTTCTGGATCGCGGTGCTGCCGATCGCGGTCTACGCCTTGCTCCCGGTGCTGCGCAACACGATGGTCGGGTTGCAGCAGGTCGACCGCTCGCTGGTCGACGCCGGCCGCGGCATCGGCATGTCGGCGGTGAAGGTGCTGCTGCGCATCGAGCTGCCGCTGTCGGTGCCCTACATCCTGGCCGGGCTGCGCACCGCGCTGGTGCTGGCCGTCGGCACCGCGACGCTGGCGCTGTTCGTCGGCGCGGGCGGTCTCGGCGAGCTGATCGACACCGGGTACAAGCTGAACAACTGGACCGTGATGTGCGTCGGCTCGGTGCTGGCGATGGCGCTCGCGCTGCTGGTCGACTGGCTCGCCGCGCTCGCCGAGGAGTACCTGTCGCCGAGGGGGCTGCGTTGA
- a CDS encoding glycine betaine ABC transporter substrate-binding protein, producing the protein MAGMLVGGCGLSSGSAVPLPVAPGSIRPVPELEGVRITVGSKDFTEQIVLSYIAQFALDAAGANVRDLSNITGSASARNALASGQIDVLWEYTGSSWISYNGNTDPIPDARRQYEAVRKLDLERNGIDWTAVTFDVDNTYAFAMTQEAAKRLGVSKLSDVRRVVAENPQDATFCVDTEFASRNDGMPGVEQTYGFRADPAKIKTLTSGSIYQATASGTCTFGEVFTTDGRIRSLNLKVLDDDRLFFPRYNLGVTLRADMLRQYPQITDVLAPVSAQLNNVELMKLNAQVDVEGRDPADVARDWMVEKGFVTLPGRAAP; encoded by the coding sequence ATGGCCGGGATGCTGGTCGGCGGCTGCGGGCTCAGCTCCGGTTCCGCCGTGCCGCTGCCGGTCGCGCCCGGCTCGATCCGCCCGGTCCCCGAGCTGGAGGGCGTGCGGATCACGGTGGGGTCCAAGGACTTCACCGAGCAGATCGTGCTGAGCTACATCGCCCAGTTCGCGCTGGACGCCGCCGGAGCCAACGTCCGCGACCTGAGCAACATCACCGGCTCGGCCAGCGCGCGCAACGCGCTGGCCAGCGGCCAGATCGACGTGCTGTGGGAGTACACCGGCTCGTCGTGGATCAGCTACAACGGCAACACCGACCCGATCCCCGACGCCCGCCGGCAGTACGAGGCGGTGCGCAAGCTCGACCTTGAGCGCAACGGGATCGACTGGACCGCCGTTACCTTCGACGTGGACAACACCTACGCCTTCGCGATGACGCAGGAAGCGGCGAAGCGGCTGGGTGTGAGCAAGCTGTCGGACGTCCGGCGCGTCGTGGCCGAGAACCCGCAGGACGCCACCTTCTGCGTGGACACCGAGTTCGCCAGCCGCAACGACGGCATGCCCGGGGTGGAGCAGACCTACGGGTTCAGGGCCGATCCGGCCAAGATCAAGACCCTGACCTCGGGCAGCATCTACCAGGCGACGGCCAGCGGCACCTGCACCTTCGGCGAGGTGTTCACCACCGACGGCCGCATCCGCTCGCTGAACCTGAAGGTGCTCGACGACGACCGGCTGTTCTTCCCCCGCTACAACCTCGGGGTCACCCTGCGCGCCGACATGCTGCGGCAGTACCCGCAGATCACCGACGTGTTGGCGCCGGTGTCGGCGCAGCTGAACAACGTCGAGCTGATGAAGCTCAACGCGCAGGTCGACGTCGAGGGCCGCGACCCGGCTGACGTCGCCCGCGACTGGATGGTGGAGAAGGGCTTCGTGACCCTGCCCGGGCGGGCCGCGCCGTAG